One stretch of Planococcus sp. PAMC 21323 DNA includes these proteins:
- the glmM gene encoding phosphoglucosamine mutase — protein MGKYFGTDGVRGVANSELTPELAFRLGRIGGYILTQSAKDKPKVLIGRDTRISGEMLEGALAAGLLSVGAEVMRLGVISTPGVSYLTRVMSAEAGVMISASHNPVEDNGIKFFGSDGFKLSDAQEAEIEALLDSDEDTLPRPTGGDLGSITDYFEGGQKYLQYLKQTVDEEFDGILVALDCAHGATSTLATHVFADLDADITSMGASPNGLNINAGVGSTHPEKLAELVLEKGADIGLAFDGDGDRLIAVDEKGNIVDGDQIMYICAKHLYSEGRLKKDTVVSTVMSNMGFYKALESHGMKSNKTAVGDRYVVEEMRKNEYNLGGEQSGHIIFLDYNTTGDGLLTGLQLVNIMKITGKKLSELASEMTIFPQKLVNIRVTDKHAVTDNAKVAEVIAEVETEMNGNGRVLVRPSGTEPLVRIMVEAASAEDCENYVERIAVVVRSEMGLN, from the coding sequence ATGGGAAAATATTTTGGAACTGATGGAGTACGAGGAGTTGCCAATAGCGAGCTAACACCTGAACTAGCTTTTAGATTAGGACGTATAGGTGGATATATTTTAACACAAAGCGCGAAAGACAAACCGAAAGTACTGATTGGCCGTGATACACGAATTTCAGGTGAAATGTTAGAAGGCGCTTTGGCTGCCGGACTATTATCTGTTGGAGCGGAAGTGATGCGCCTCGGCGTTATTAGTACTCCAGGCGTTTCGTATTTGACGCGTGTCATGAGTGCAGAAGCGGGCGTGATGATTTCAGCTTCACATAATCCTGTAGAAGACAATGGCATTAAATTCTTCGGTTCAGACGGCTTTAAATTGTCGGATGCACAAGAAGCAGAAATTGAAGCATTACTAGATAGCGATGAAGACACTTTGCCACGCCCAACTGGCGGCGATCTTGGAAGCATTACGGATTATTTTGAAGGCGGACAAAAATACCTTCAATACTTAAAACAAACAGTTGATGAAGAATTCGACGGCATCTTAGTAGCGCTTGATTGTGCACACGGTGCAACGTCTACACTCGCGACGCATGTATTTGCTGACTTGGATGCAGACATCACATCAATGGGGGCTTCACCAAACGGCTTGAACATTAACGCTGGAGTAGGTTCTACGCATCCTGAGAAATTAGCAGAGCTGGTCCTTGAAAAAGGTGCAGATATTGGCTTAGCATTTGATGGAGACGGCGATCGCCTGATTGCAGTAGATGAAAAAGGAAATATCGTAGACGGCGACCAAATTATGTACATTTGTGCGAAGCATTTGTATTCAGAAGGTCGTTTGAAAAAAGATACAGTTGTTTCAACGGTAATGAGCAATATGGGCTTTTACAAAGCATTGGAAAGCCATGGCATGAAGAGCAACAAAACAGCTGTTGGTGACCGTTACGTAGTAGAAGAAATGCGGAAAAATGAATACAACTTGGGCGGCGAACAATCAGGTCACATCATTTTCCTTGATTACAATACAACGGGTGATGGCTTGTTAACAGGTCTTCAGTTGGTTAATATCATGAAAATTACTGGCAAGAAGTTGTCTGAATTGGCGTCTGAAATGACGATTTTCCCACAAAAGCTTGTAAATATTCGTGTGACGGATAAACATGCGGTAACAGACAATGCGAAAGTGGCAGAAGTTATTGCAGAAGTTGAAACAGAAATGAATGGCAACGGCCGTGTGCTTGTGCGTCCTTCAGGTACCGAGCCATTGGTACGTATTATGGTAGAAGCAGCTTCAGCAGAAGACTGCGAAAACTATGTAGAACGCATTGCAGTGGTTGTACGCAGCGAAATGGGTTTAAACTAA
- a CDS encoding GNAT family N-acetyltransferase, with the protein MIIEADGVRLRLLKRDDFEALWALYTPKIFEHMLNQVEVFEDMVAWLEAGMNQSNVLIFAVENPETSEIVGTTRIYAIDETNKSCEMGATFYALSAQRTHVNTTVKRALLSYCFEERGMIRVQFKTDAENIRSQKAIERIGAVKEGVLRNERIRSNGKPRDAVVYSIIDKEWPKVKKDLTKKANKYT; encoded by the coding sequence ATGATTATAGAAGCAGATGGCGTTCGATTGCGGTTATTAAAAAGAGATGATTTTGAAGCGTTATGGGCTTTGTATACGCCGAAAATTTTTGAGCATATGCTCAATCAAGTTGAGGTGTTTGAAGATATGGTGGCGTGGTTAGAAGCGGGGATGAACCAGTCGAATGTACTTATTTTTGCTGTGGAAAATCCTGAAACGTCGGAAATCGTCGGAACTACACGTATATATGCAATTGATGAAACCAATAAAAGCTGTGAGATGGGTGCAACATTTTATGCACTGTCAGCACAACGGACACATGTTAACACAACAGTTAAACGCGCATTACTCAGCTATTGCTTTGAAGAACGGGGCATGATTCGTGTTCAGTTTAAGACAGATGCTGAAAATATACGGTCGCAGAAGGCGATTGAACGCATTGGGGCAGTTAAAGAAGGTGTGTTGCGAAACGAGCGAATTCGCTCAAATGGCAAGCCGAGAGACGCAGTTGTCTACTCAATTATTGATAAAGAGTGGCCAAAAGTGAAAAAAGATTTGACGAAAAAAGCGAATAAATATACGTAA
- a CDS encoding CdaR family protein: MDKMMDNRWFLRITALLLAFLLFFSVQADDNSTGSTDTSRVSEVIEDVEIEVYHDNDLMVSGVPKTADLHLTGAVSIVQAARQLEDFTLFVDLRNLPLGEHQVPIQTENVSEQLTTRVDPAFVNVVIEERVSQEFRIDPDINDRMLAEGFVLDKVTVDPETVIVTGPKSMIDAISFVKATVSGEQGVSESFTTPASVRVLAEDLTKLENAEIEPEEVEVSVKVVEYSKTVPVRIEPTGEVRAGIRINNWTTATNEIRIFGPKTVVDEITEYVVEADAKSITAEDSTIDVELKIPSGASAVSPAQITVEAEVLSDDSAQLPVD, translated from the coding sequence ATGGATAAGATGATGGACAATCGCTGGTTTTTACGTATTACGGCGCTGTTGTTAGCCTTCCTTTTGTTTTTCTCCGTTCAAGCGGATGACAATTCCACGGGGTCAACGGACACGAGTCGCGTGTCGGAAGTGATTGAAGATGTAGAAATTGAGGTATACCATGATAATGATCTCATGGTTAGCGGTGTGCCAAAAACGGCTGACTTGCATTTAACGGGTGCAGTTAGCATTGTTCAAGCTGCTCGACAGTTAGAAGATTTTACGTTGTTTGTGGATTTGCGTAATTTGCCGCTCGGCGAACACCAAGTCCCGATTCAAACTGAAAATGTCTCGGAACAATTAACAACGCGTGTAGATCCAGCTTTTGTCAATGTAGTAATTGAAGAGCGGGTCTCGCAGGAATTCCGGATTGACCCAGATATTAATGATCGCATGCTGGCAGAAGGCTTTGTTTTAGATAAAGTCACGGTCGACCCAGAAACTGTTATTGTGACAGGACCTAAAAGTATGATCGACGCAATCAGCTTTGTAAAAGCCACGGTTTCCGGAGAGCAAGGTGTAAGTGAATCTTTTACAACCCCGGCAAGTGTACGTGTACTAGCAGAAGATTTAACGAAACTGGAAAATGCGGAAATCGAACCGGAAGAAGTTGAAGTCTCTGTGAAAGTTGTCGAATACAGCAAAACAGTACCTGTTAGAATTGAACCAACTGGAGAAGTTCGAGCAGGAATTCGTATCAACAACTGGACTACAGCCACCAACGAAATCCGGATTTTCGGTCCGAAAACAGTGGTCGATGAAATTACAGAATATGTAGTGGAAGCGGACGCAAAAAGCATCACAGCTGAAGATAGTACAATAGACGTCGAGTTAAAAATTCCGTCTGGCGCTTCAGCAGTTTCACCAGCTCAAATAACGGTAGAAGCAGAAGTGTTAAGTGATGATTCTGCACAGCTACCAGTAGACTAA
- a CDS encoding zf-HC2 domain-containing protein yields the protein MNTCPENVLELMNHYLDGDINPSEEKQLKEHLESCSDCREQYQALSKTVAFIQSASHIQAPSDFVQKTMGRLPKERQRAGVQRWLRRHPMLAAAALFCLLMSTALFSNFNDDQQFSFTKQPNLVVEGQTVIVPEGETVVGNLTVRNGDLRVEGELQGDVTIVNGQYMASSGVITGEVEEIDKAFEWLWYTIKEGFKDAASIFETNDNQTNE from the coding sequence ATGAATACGTGTCCGGAAAACGTGTTAGAGTTAATGAATCATTACCTTGATGGGGATATTAATCCAAGCGAGGAAAAACAATTAAAAGAGCATTTGGAAAGCTGTAGCGATTGCAGAGAGCAGTACCAGGCTTTAAGTAAAACTGTTGCGTTTATCCAAAGTGCTTCCCATATACAAGCGCCTTCTGACTTTGTCCAAAAGACAATGGGCCGCCTACCGAAAGAAAGACAGCGTGCGGGTGTTCAGCGTTGGTTAAGAAGACACCCGATGCTTGCTGCTGCCGCGCTGTTTTGTCTGTTAATGAGCACAGCGTTGTTTTCAAACTTTAATGACGATCAACAGTTTTCATTTACGAAGCAACCGAATTTAGTTGTAGAAGGACAGACTGTTATTGTTCCTGAAGGGGAAACAGTGGTAGGCAATTTAACTGTACGTAATGGTGATTTACGAGTAGAAGGTGAGCTTCAAGGCGATGTTACAATCGTTAATGGTCAGTATATGGCATCGAGCGGTGTTATTACCGGAGAAGTAGAAGAAATTGATAAAGCTTTTGAATGGTTATGGTATACCATTAAAGAAGGATTTAAAGATGCAGCCTCTATTTTTGAAACAAATGACAATCAAACAAACGAATAA
- the sigW gene encoding RNA polymerase sigma factor SigW translates to MDALVNKRIAKVIKGDQNAFAEIVELYQHQLYHICYRMLGNKQEAEDIAQEAFMRAYVNIRTFDQNRKFSTWLYRIATNLCIDRIRKKKPDYHLDAEVRGTEGLNMYSKIANDDELPEEELMRMEVQERVQYEISRLPDKYRAAIVLKYIEELPLAEISEILDLPLGTVKTRIHRGREALRKQLSNL, encoded by the coding sequence ATGGATGCGTTAGTTAATAAACGAATAGCGAAAGTAATAAAAGGCGATCAGAACGCATTCGCCGAAATCGTGGAGCTTTACCAGCACCAGCTTTATCATATTTGTTACCGTATGCTTGGCAATAAGCAAGAAGCAGAAGATATTGCTCAAGAAGCTTTTATGCGTGCGTATGTTAATATTCGCACGTTTGATCAGAATCGGAAATTTTCAACCTGGTTGTACCGGATCGCTACCAATTTATGCATCGACCGAATCCGCAAGAAAAAGCCGGATTATCATTTAGATGCTGAAGTGCGCGGGACGGAAGGCTTGAATATGTATTCGAAAATTGCCAATGATGACGAACTTCCAGAAGAAGAGCTAATGAGGATGGAAGTTCAAGAGCGTGTACAGTACGAAATCAGTCGCTTGCCAGATAAGTACCGTGCCGCTATTGTATTAAAGTATATTGAAGAATTGCCACTTGCGGAAATCAGTGAAATTCTGGATTTGCCATTAGGAACGGTAAAGACGCGTATACACCGAGGGCGAGAAGCTCTTCGCAAGCAATTGAGCAATTTGTAG
- the cdaA gene encoding diadenylate cyclase CdaA → MPFFESLTDQTSFRLLGNIIDILLVWFVVYKLITVIKGTKAVQLLKGIFVIIIARLVTQALNLETLGWIMQQVLEWGFLAIIIIFQPELRRALEQLGRGRLFSSSTLNEESERNRLIEAMSKSVSYMAKRRIGALISIERETGLSEYIETGIPMNSDLTSELMINLFIPNTPLHDGAVVVQKNRIAAAACYLPLSESPFISKELGTRHRAALGISEVTDAITIVVSEETGAISLTANGDLHRNLSLEDFEVKLRRIWFGVAQQEVASSWWNWRRKKNG, encoded by the coding sequence ATGCCTTTTTTTGAAAGTTTAACAGACCAAACATCATTTAGACTTCTAGGGAATATCATCGACATTTTATTGGTTTGGTTCGTTGTTTATAAATTGATAACAGTCATCAAAGGGACAAAAGCCGTTCAATTGCTGAAAGGAATCTTTGTCATTATTATTGCACGCCTCGTGACGCAAGCGCTCAACCTAGAAACACTGGGTTGGATTATGCAACAGGTATTGGAATGGGGCTTTTTAGCAATCATTATTATTTTCCAACCAGAGCTGCGTCGTGCACTTGAACAGCTTGGTCGTGGGAGATTGTTCTCCAGCAGTACGTTGAACGAAGAATCTGAACGCAACCGATTGATCGAAGCAATGTCCAAGTCTGTTAGTTATATGGCCAAACGTCGAATCGGAGCATTAATATCGATTGAACGCGAAACTGGTTTGAGCGAATATATTGAAACGGGAATACCGATGAATTCAGACCTGACATCTGAACTGATGATTAATTTATTCATTCCGAATACGCCGTTGCACGATGGAGCGGTAGTTGTTCAAAAAAACCGGATTGCCGCAGCCGCTTGTTATTTGCCGCTGTCTGAAAGTCCGTTTATTTCAAAAGAGCTTGGAACACGTCACCGTGCCGCTCTTGGCATTAGTGAAGTAACCGATGCGATTACAATAGTCGTGTCAGAGGAAACAGGCGCCATTAGTTTAACAGCAAATGGTGATTTGCACCGTAATTTATCACTTGAAGACTTTGAAGTAAAGCTGCGCCGGATTTGGTTCGGCGTAGCACAGCAAGAAGTCGCTTCTTCTTGGTGGAATTGGAGGAGGAAAAAGAATGGATAA
- the rocF gene encoding arginase, with product MNKLNISIIGVPMDHGQNRRGVDMGPSAIRYAGVVDRIEELGHRVTDEGDIQIGQTDGSVDTDTNLRNLKAITEATEALGDKVFTVAEAGNFPLVLGGDHSIAIGTLAGISERHENLGVIWYDAHADMNTSDTSPSGNIHGMPLAASFGHGHEKLTNIRGYSPKVKPENIVIIGARSVDPGERELIKEHGIRVYSMHEIDKMGMHAVIEDSIRYLKEERKTDAVHLSLDLDGIDPMYTPGVGTPVPGGISYRESHLAMEMLYDADIITSAEFVEVNPILDEKNKTADVAVALIGSLFGEKLM from the coding sequence ATGAATAAATTAAATATTTCTATTATCGGAGTTCCAATGGATCACGGTCAAAATCGTCGTGGTGTTGATATGGGACCAAGCGCTATCCGTTATGCAGGTGTTGTAGACCGCATCGAAGAGTTAGGCCATCGCGTTACAGATGAAGGGGACATCCAGATTGGTCAAACAGACGGCAGTGTAGATACTGATACAAACTTACGCAACTTGAAAGCGATTACTGAAGCAACAGAAGCACTTGGCGATAAAGTATTTACCGTAGCAGAAGCGGGTAATTTCCCGTTAGTACTAGGCGGCGATCACAGTATTGCAATCGGTACACTTGCTGGGATTTCAGAACGCCACGAAAACTTAGGCGTTATTTGGTATGATGCACACGCAGATATGAACACAAGCGATACGTCACCATCAGGCAATATCCACGGCATGCCGCTTGCAGCAAGCTTTGGACATGGTCATGAAAAGTTGACGAATATTCGCGGCTATTCACCAAAAGTAAAACCTGAAAACATCGTCATCATTGGAGCACGTTCAGTTGACCCAGGCGAGCGTGAATTGATCAAAGAACACGGAATCCGCGTTTACAGCATGCACGAAATTGATAAAATGGGTATGCATGCAGTCATCGAAGATTCGATCCGTTATTTGAAAGAAGAACGCAAAACAGATGCGGTTCACTTGTCACTCGATCTTGATGGCATTGATCCAATGTACACACCAGGCGTCGGCACACCAGTTCCAGGTGGCATTAGCTACCGCGAAAGTCATTTAGCAATGGAAATGTTGTATGATGCAGACATTATTACTTCTGCTGAATTCGTAGAAGTTAACCCGATTCTTGACGAGAAAAACAAAACTGCTGATGTAGCTGTTGCGTTGATCGGTTCATTGTTCGGCGAAAAATTAATGTAA